A single region of the Streptomyces sp. NBC_01262 genome encodes:
- a CDS encoding LacI family DNA-binding transcriptional regulator, with protein sequence MTVQGKAQVDQQYGLLTSIATEAGVSLSTVSKVVHRRRDVGAATRARVEELLARHGYLRPWERDRVVPRQIIAVFRDLSGPYTLEVARGIVEAAGELGIDVVTGTTSRRPISQWLQDCVALGAAGLIIVISMLSEEDQRRIVEQQLPVVLIDPLSEPSPDIPSIGVTNWNGARDAVRHLLERGHTRIGMVAGRSHSLTGSARLHGYRAALEEAGIEYDPAIVRSTDFDFDEGLAASLRILRSDRPPTAIFAASDSQALGVLEAARQQGLGVPHDLAVMSFDDTLVAAMACPPLSAVRQPFEQLGHEATRMLMEVAEGRPPASPRIELATELVLRTSTSGRRTG encoded by the coding sequence GTGACAGTTCAGGGCAAGGCACAGGTGGACCAGCAGTACGGTCTGCTGACGAGCATCGCGACCGAGGCGGGAGTCTCGCTCAGCACCGTGTCGAAGGTGGTGCACCGGCGTCGTGACGTCGGCGCGGCGACGCGTGCCCGGGTCGAGGAACTGCTGGCGCGCCACGGTTATCTGCGCCCGTGGGAGCGGGACCGGGTGGTCCCCCGGCAGATCATCGCGGTGTTCCGGGACCTGTCAGGGCCGTACACGCTGGAGGTCGCCCGGGGGATCGTCGAGGCGGCCGGCGAGCTCGGCATCGACGTGGTGACCGGGACGACGAGCAGGCGGCCGATCTCGCAGTGGCTGCAGGACTGTGTGGCGCTGGGTGCGGCGGGGCTGATCATCGTGATCTCGATGCTGTCCGAGGAGGACCAGCGCCGCATCGTCGAGCAGCAGCTTCCGGTGGTGCTGATCGATCCGCTCAGCGAGCCCTCACCGGACATCCCGAGCATCGGGGTGACGAACTGGAACGGCGCCCGGGACGCCGTACGGCACCTCCTGGAGCGCGGCCACACCCGGATCGGCATGGTCGCCGGCCGGTCGCACTCGCTCACCGGATCGGCCCGGCTGCACGGCTACCGGGCCGCGCTGGAGGAGGCCGGGATCGAGTACGACCCCGCGATCGTGCGCTCGACCGACTTCGACTTCGACGAGGGTCTGGCGGCCAGCCTGCGGATCCTGCGCTCCGACCGGCCGCCAACCGCCATCTTCGCCGCGAGCGACTCCCAGGCCCTCGGGGTCCTGGAAGCCGCCCGCCAGCAGGGGCTCGGCGTCCCCCACGACCTGGCGGTCATGTCCTTCGACGACACCCTGGTCGCGGCCATGGCCTGCCCGCCGCTGAGCGCCGTACGGCAGCCGTTCGAGCAACTGGGCCACGAGGCGACCCGGATGCTGATGGAGGTGGCCGAGGGCCGGCCGCCCGCGTCCCCCCGGATCGAGCTGGCCACGGAACTCGTGCTGCGCACGTCGACGTCCGGTCGCCGGACGGGCTGA
- a CDS encoding FAD-dependent oxidoreductase, with the protein MSRAIRVAIVGAGPAGIYAADALLKSDAAADPGVSIDLFERMPAPFGLIRYGVAPDHPRIKGIVNALHQVLDKPQIRLFGNVDYPSDLALDDLHRFYDAVVFSTGASADRPLDIPGVELDGSYGAADFVSWYDGHPDVPRTWPLEAEKVAVLGVGNVALDVARVLAKTADELLPTEIPPNVYDGLKANKALEVHVFGRRGPAQAKFSPLELRELNHSPNIEVIVDPEDIDYDDGSIATRRGNKQADMVASTLENWAIRDIGDRPHKLYLHFFESPTEILGEDGQVSALRTERTELDGTGNVRGTGRFRDWPLQAVYRAVGYLSEELPKLPFDPVSGTVPHEAGRVLDGDGAHLPSTYVTGWIKRGPVGLIGHTKGDANETVACLLADHAAGRLTSPAAPGEDAIEAHLRERGVRYTTWDGWHRLDAHERALGEPQGRERVKVVEREEMLDASGA; encoded by the coding sequence ATGTCACGCGCCATACGGGTGGCCATCGTCGGGGCCGGTCCCGCCGGGATCTACGCCGCCGATGCCCTGCTGAAGTCCGACGCCGCCGCCGATCCCGGGGTCTCCATCGACCTGTTCGAGCGGATGCCCGCGCCGTTCGGCCTGATCCGCTACGGCGTCGCGCCGGACCACCCGCGGATCAAGGGCATCGTCAACGCGCTGCACCAGGTCCTGGACAAGCCCCAGATCCGGCTCTTCGGGAACGTCGACTACCCGTCCGACCTGGCGCTGGACGACCTGCACCGGTTCTACGACGCCGTGGTCTTCTCCACCGGCGCCAGCGCCGACCGCCCGCTGGACATCCCGGGCGTCGAGCTGGACGGCTCCTACGGCGCGGCCGACTTCGTCTCCTGGTACGACGGCCACCCCGACGTCCCGCGCACCTGGCCCCTGGAGGCGGAGAAGGTCGCCGTCCTCGGCGTCGGCAATGTCGCCCTCGACGTGGCCCGCGTGCTGGCCAAGACCGCCGACGAACTGCTGCCCACCGAGATCCCGCCGAACGTGTACGACGGGCTCAAGGCCAACAAGGCCCTTGAGGTGCACGTCTTCGGCCGGCGCGGACCCGCCCAGGCCAAGTTCAGCCCGCTGGAGCTGCGCGAGCTGAACCACTCCCCGAACATCGAGGTCATCGTCGACCCCGAGGACATCGATTACGACGACGGCTCGATCGCCACCCGGCGCGGCAACAAGCAGGCCGACATGGTCGCCTCCACCCTGGAGAACTGGGCCATCCGCGACATCGGCGACCGCCCGCACAAGCTCTACCTGCACTTCTTCGAGTCCCCGACCGAGATCCTCGGCGAGGACGGCCAGGTCTCCGCCCTGCGCACCGAGCGCACCGAGCTGGACGGCACCGGCAATGTCCGCGGCACCGGCCGCTTCCGCGACTGGCCGCTGCAGGCGGTCTACCGCGCGGTGGGCTACCTGTCCGAGGAACTGCCCAAGCTGCCCTTCGACCCGGTCTCCGGCACCGTCCCCCACGAGGCCGGCCGGGTCCTGGACGGCGACGGCGCCCACCTCCCCTCCACCTACGTCACCGGCTGGATCAAGCGCGGCCCCGTCGGCCTCATCGGCCACACCAAGGGCGACGCCAACGAGACCGTCGCCTGCCTCCTCGCCGACCACGCCGCCGGCCGCCTCACCTCGCCCGCCGCCCCCGGCGAGGACGCGATCGAGGCGCACCTGCGCGAGCGCGGTGTGCGCTACACCACCTGGGACGGCTGGCACCGCCTCGACGCCCACGAGCGCGCCCTCGGCGAGCCGCAGGGCCGCGAGCGGGTCAAGGTCGTCGAGCGCGAGGAGATGCTCGACGCCAGCGGCGCGTAG
- a CDS encoding SDR family oxidoreductase, producing the protein MSAELCEGRVVVITGAGNGIGRAHALAFAAHGAKVVVNDLGGGRDGGGASGGPAAAVVEEIRTAGGEAVANTDDISSWAGAEKLIAQAVESFGGLDVLVNNAGILRDRMIVTMTEQDWDSVIAVHLKGSLAALHHAARYWRQRAKDGAANDARVINTTSTSGLFGNPGQGNYASAKAAIASLTITAAAELARYGVTVNAIAPTALTRLTDDIDVMHRMAAATDLSPDAISPLAVWLGSDRSREVTGRIFGVYGSRITVLEGWANGPAATHPSRWDPAELSGVVPDLVAKAAPNADALGNRPPAGL; encoded by the coding sequence ATGTCCGCAGAGCTGTGCGAGGGCCGCGTCGTGGTGATCACGGGCGCCGGCAACGGAATAGGGCGGGCCCACGCGCTCGCCTTCGCCGCCCACGGCGCGAAGGTCGTCGTCAACGACCTGGGCGGCGGCCGGGACGGCGGCGGGGCCTCGGGAGGCCCGGCGGCGGCGGTCGTCGAGGAGATCCGGACCGCCGGTGGCGAGGCGGTCGCCAACACCGACGACATCTCCTCCTGGGCCGGGGCCGAGAAGCTGATCGCCCAGGCGGTGGAGTCCTTCGGCGGCCTGGACGTCCTGGTCAACAACGCCGGGATCCTGCGCGACCGCATGATCGTCACCATGACCGAGCAGGACTGGGACAGCGTCATCGCCGTCCACCTCAAGGGCAGCCTCGCCGCTCTCCACCACGCCGCCCGCTACTGGCGGCAGCGTGCCAAGGACGGCGCCGCCAACGACGCCCGGGTCATCAACACCACCTCCACCTCCGGCCTCTTCGGCAACCCCGGCCAGGGCAACTACGCCTCCGCCAAGGCCGCCATCGCCAGCCTCACCATCACCGCCGCCGCCGAGCTCGCCCGCTACGGGGTCACTGTCAACGCCATCGCCCCCACCGCCCTCACCCGGCTCACCGACGACATCGACGTCATGCACCGCATGGCCGCCGCCACCGACCTCAGCCCCGACGCGATCTCGCCGCTGGCCGTCTGGCTCGGCTCCGACCGCTCCCGCGAGGTCACCGGCCGGATCTTCGGCGTCTACGGGAGCAGGATCACGGTCCTGGAGGGCTGGGCCAACGGCCCCGCCGCCACCCACCCCTCCCGCTGGGACCCGGCCGAGCTGTCCGGCGTCGTCCCCGACCTCGTCGCCAAGGCCGCCCCCAACGCCGACGCGCTCGGCAACCGGCCCCCGGCGGGCCTGTGA